The proteins below are encoded in one region of Pseudomonas ekonensis:
- a CDS encoding succinate dehydrogenase iron-sulfur subunit: MLKVSVYRYNPDQDAAPFMQEFQVDTGGKDLMVLDVLALIKEQDEGFSYRRSCREGVCGSDGMNINGKNGLACITPLSAVVKGNKLVIRPLPGLPVIRDLVVDMSIFYKQYEKVKPFLQNDTPAPAIERLQSPEEREKLDGLYECILCACCSTSCPSFWWNPDKFLGPAALLQAYRFLADSRDTKTSERLASLDDPFSVFRCRGIMNCVNVCPKGLNPTKAIGHIRNMLLSSGV; encoded by the coding sequence ATGTTGAAAGTCAGTGTTTATCGTTACAACCCTGATCAGGACGCTGCGCCGTTCATGCAGGAATTCCAGGTCGATACCGGTGGCAAAGACCTGATGGTGCTGGACGTGCTGGCCCTGATCAAAGAGCAGGACGAGGGTTTCTCCTACCGTCGTTCCTGCCGTGAAGGCGTCTGCGGCTCCGACGGCATGAACATCAACGGCAAGAACGGCCTGGCGTGCATCACGCCGCTGTCCGCCGTGGTGAAGGGCAACAAGCTGGTCATTCGTCCGCTGCCGGGTTTGCCGGTCATCCGTGACCTGGTCGTCGATATGAGCATCTTCTACAAGCAATACGAGAAGGTGAAGCCATTCCTGCAGAACGACACGCCGGCTCCGGCCATCGAGCGTCTGCAGTCCCCTGAAGAGCGTGAAAAGCTGGACGGTCTGTACGAGTGCATCCTGTGCGCCTGCTGCTCGACCTCCTGCCCGTCCTTCTGGTGGAACCCGGACAAGTTCCTGGGCCCGGCCGCCCTGCTGCAAGCGTACCGCTTCCTGGCAGACAGCCGCGACACCAAGACCTCCGAGCGTCTGGCTTCGCTCGATGACCCGTTCAGCGTCTTCCGCTGCCGGGGCATCATGAACTGCGTCAACGTATGTCCGAAAGGCCTGAACCCGACTAAGGCCATCGGTCACATCCGTAACATGCTGCTCTCGAGCGGCGTGTGA
- the sdhA gene encoding succinate dehydrogenase flavoprotein subunit, with the protein MANIPTISFDAIIIGGGGAGMRAALQLAQGGHKTAVITKVFPTRSHTVSAQGGITCAIASADPNDDWRWHMYDTVKGSDYIGDQDAIEYMCQEGPAAVFELDHMGLPFSRTETGRIYQRPFGGQSKDYGKGGQAARTCAASDRTGHALLHTLYQGNLKAGTTFLNEYYAVDLVKNQEGEFVGVIAICIETGETTYIRSKATVLATGGAGRIYASTTNALINTGDGVGMALRAGVPVQDIEMWQFHPTGIAGAGVLVTEGCRGEGGYLINKHGERFMERYAPNAKDLAGRDVVARSMVKEIIAGNGCGPNGDHVMLKLDHLGEEVLHSRLPGICELSKTFAHVDPVVAPVPVVPTCHYMMGGVATNIHGQAITQDADGTDKIIPGLFAVGEVACVSVHGANRLGGNSLLDLVVFGRAAGLHLEKALTDGIEYDDATEADIEAALARLNALNNRTDGEDVATLRRELQSCMQNYFGVFRTGEYMQKGIAQLAELRKRIANVKINDKSQAFNTARIEALELQNLLEVAEATAIAAEVRKESRGAHAREDYEDRDDENWLCHTLYFPGEKRVAKRAVNFSPKTVPTFEPKVRTY; encoded by the coding sequence CTGCGCCATCGCTTCGGCCGACCCGAACGACGACTGGCGCTGGCACATGTACGACACCGTCAAGGGCTCCGACTACATCGGTGACCAGGACGCCATCGAATACATGTGTCAGGAAGGCCCTGCCGCCGTGTTCGAGCTGGACCACATGGGTCTGCCGTTCTCCCGCACCGAAACCGGCCGCATCTACCAGCGTCCGTTCGGCGGTCAGTCCAAGGACTACGGTAAAGGCGGACAGGCTGCCCGTACCTGCGCCGCGTCCGACCGTACCGGCCACGCGCTGCTGCACACCCTCTATCAGGGCAACCTGAAGGCCGGCACCACGTTCCTGAACGAGTACTACGCTGTCGATCTGGTGAAGAACCAGGAAGGCGAGTTCGTCGGCGTGATCGCCATCTGCATCGAAACCGGCGAAACCACCTACATCCGTTCGAAAGCCACCGTGCTGGCGACCGGCGGTGCAGGCCGCATCTACGCTTCGACCACCAACGCCCTGATCAACACCGGTGACGGCGTCGGCATGGCCCTGCGTGCCGGCGTGCCGGTGCAGGACATCGAAATGTGGCAGTTCCACCCGACCGGCATCGCCGGCGCCGGCGTACTGGTCACCGAAGGCTGCCGCGGTGAGGGTGGTTACCTCATCAACAAGCACGGCGAGCGTTTCATGGAGCGTTACGCTCCGAACGCCAAAGACCTGGCCGGTCGCGACGTGGTTGCCCGTTCGATGGTCAAAGAGATCATCGCCGGCAACGGTTGCGGCCCGAACGGCGACCACGTGATGCTCAAGCTCGACCACCTGGGCGAGGAAGTGCTGCACAGCCGTCTGCCAGGCATCTGCGAACTGTCGAAGACCTTCGCGCACGTCGATCCGGTCGTCGCTCCGGTTCCGGTCGTTCCGACCTGTCACTACATGATGGGCGGCGTTGCCACCAACATCCATGGCCAGGCGATCACCCAGGACGCCGACGGCACGGACAAGATCATTCCGGGTCTGTTCGCGGTGGGCGAAGTGGCTTGCGTATCGGTTCACGGCGCCAACCGTCTGGGCGGCAACTCGCTGCTCGACCTGGTGGTGTTCGGCCGCGCTGCCGGCCTGCACCTGGAGAAGGCGCTGACCGACGGCATCGAATACGACGACGCCACCGAGGCTGACATCGAAGCCGCGCTGGCCCGCCTGAACGCGCTGAACAACCGCACCGACGGCGAAGACGTCGCCACCCTGCGTCGCGAGCTGCAAAGCTGCATGCAGAACTACTTCGGCGTGTTCCGCACCGGCGAATACATGCAGAAGGGCATCGCCCAGCTGGCCGAGCTGCGCAAGCGCATCGCCAACGTGAAGATCAACGATAAGTCGCAGGCGTTCAACACTGCACGTATCGAAGCGCTGGAACTGCAGAACCTGCTGGAAGTGGCCGAAGCCACCGCCATCGCTGCAGAAGTGCGCAAAGAGTCCCGCGGCGCCCACGCCCGTGAAGACTACGAAGACCGTGACGACGAAAACTGGCTGTGCCACACCCTGTACTTCCCGGGTGAGAAACGTGTCGCCAAGCGTGCCGTGAACTTCTCGCCGAAGACTGTTCCGACTTTCGAACCTAAAGTCCGGACTTATTAA